The region agtATTGCCTGTTTATCTATACTTACTATCTTATCTCACTTTCTCAATTTTTCTTATCTTACTTTCTCattcttttttgtttgactTTTAATTTGTGAGTCTTTAAAGATTATAGTCTTAATcgattttttattctcttttctaTTTTCGCACTAATTCTTTGTGAggtctataaataattttaagtttttatacgaTCTTATTTTACTCTTTTCATATTATAAAAGTGTTACAATATTCTATGACTATTTGTCTATATCCATTCTAATCTCGTTTCGgcatttataatatttcaatattttattactttttgtaatTATCACGTCGTCATCGTTTTGTTCtactataaatttaattacgttctactatcaataaaattactatCAATTAATacacgaaaaaaataaaattgtaattgtttgaaaatgacaattatcttaaattattcataaaataaattccaCGTCGACCGGCGAAGCCACGTCAACAGCTGCCGCTCCGGCCACTTTCGACCCAACTTGCGTATCGATAGTCGACGCAGCGATAAGAGACACAATGGCAACAACATTTGCAAGCAAAACAttcaacaaaaactaaaaaaaccttGTCGCTGAAATGCCCAAAGTAGCATTAATCTCTGCGCTCACACCGATAATTAAATTGAACAAAGAAACCGAAGCGAAACTAACTGCCCAAATTGACGATCTCAACAAGAAATTGGAAGACAAAAAATCCGTTACCTACGCCTCGAAACTCAAAGGAAAAGCACCGGAAACAGTCAAACACAGAAACGAAATAATAAACATTGTCGCCGCCGAATACAAAGACAGATAGGATCGTTCCTCAAATATCATTCGAGGAACGATCAAAGACGACAAGACAAACGTCACGGAATTCATCAAGGCTTGTGGTTTTGATAACTTCACAATCAAACAGGCAAGACGcctaaacaaaagtaaaaaaaaagctgttcataactctaatattatttaaatctctCTTGCAAACAAAAAGGAAAAACCATCgttttaaattactgcaatcGCCATCAACTACAACAATATAACGGAGTTTTCGCACGAGAAGACAGGACTCCAGCTCAGCAAGTAGCGTTCAACGAAACTCGAGCTagacttaaaaagaaaaacgaaGAACAGAATAATGCTGGGATTCTCGACAAACCGTTTCGGAATGTCATCCACAAAAGAACCGGTCAAATATGCTGTAACAATGTCACAAAGTCAAACGAACAAAAGAGATATATCACCGAAATTTGGTACAATAGAACGAGTGATACGGTTATACCAGGCTATCAAATTCATAGAAGAGATAGAGACGGAAGAGAAGGTGGCGTGGCCATTTATATACAAGAAGAAATAACTACACTATAAACCAATTTTGCACAACTAAATTCAGACTCCATTGAACAAATGTGGCGCGTTATTAAGCTCAATTTTTCTCGGATGTATATATCGACCACACAACCCAAATGAAGAAAATCTCAAAAACTGTATAGCATTTATCAAAGCTTCGAAAGCTTCCGCCCGAAAGTTAGAGTTTGATTTCATTCTAATCTATGGTGGCTTTAATTTTAGCAACACATTTTATGAGTATATTGAGATTGGCAGCGGCGTGACGACAACAGCGCACGTACTAAATGAACGACCAGGAGACTTGAGATTTCAAGATTGCTTAAAACATATCGTAACAACAGATTTTCAGAGCCGAACAGTAATTACAGACAAACCAGATCTCTTGATAGAAATAAAAGAGGAAGACTCATTTGGGGACACTCCTATGGGACAATCTTACGCTCTAATCACGAGTCAATTCGTTCTGAATGGCACAATAGACGTGGCACCGATCGTGCAACGAAAACGCAACATCTGGTGCAAAGCCGACTACACTAATTGCTCGCTAAAATTAAGTTCAACCGATTGGAACAGTTTATTCGAAAACTAATCAGCTAACGAATGTTACAATCTATTCCTAGAAGTGTACGACAAACTAACAACAAAACTCATTCCGTCGAATACCTTACCCTTCAAGAAGAAACACCAACCATGGATAACAGACGAAGTTTTAAAAGCTataagaacaaaacaaaaactttagaataaatatattgCCTCTGGTTGCCATACACATAGAGAGCTCAGAGACAAGCACAAAGAAGCATGTAGAAATATAACCAAAAAATTGAGATTAGCCGTGTTAGGTTATGAAAAGAACCTagctaatttatataaaaaagaccCTAAAAAgctatatatcaaaaacaaaatcaactcAAAATATGTATTCAACTCTATAGAAACAActgatgaaacaattttaacagaTCTTCAAATTATTTGCACAAAACTGAACAATTATTTACAACCAGTATTTGTCAACGAGCCAGACGGACCTGTGCCGGAATTAGAACCccgaactaaaaaaaatgtatattagaCAAGAAAATCTTTTCAATTAACGATATCCATGCTCGACTGATAACGTTCACCCTCCTGAAACCTCTAAACACTGCGCAAAAGCTTTTGCATTGCACCAAACAttaattttcaagaaattcTTCTCAACCAGCAAAGTACCAGACCTGTGGAGGAAATCCAACATCACGTCCCTTTTTAAGAAAGGAAGCAAACTAAAAGCATTGAATTATAGACCAGTTTCTCTCAAATCCATACTATGCAGAATATTCGAGAGCATattacatgaaaaaataatgcTACACTGTAACTTAAACGGTTTAATAAGCATAGCACAACACGGAATCGTTCAAAGAAAAAAGTGTTTGACTAATCTCCTCGAAACTCGCAACTTCCTCACAGAAGCCGCACACAAAAAGTATCCAGTCGATGTGATTTACACtgattttgaaaaagcatttgataaatttCCACGCAATTGCTTATTGAGCAAATTGAAAGCATATGGCATCATCGAGAAAGTATTTATGTGGATAAATAATTGACTCATCAATAGACAACAACGTATTGTCATTGATACTCATTCAACTGCTGAAATATTTACATCAGATAGGAAAAAAGTCACAAGTGATGTCCCTCAAAAAAGCTTCCTCGGCCCTCTCCTTTTTGTACTGTTTATAAACGATCTGCCGGACAATATTACATGCCAGTTCAAGCTCTACGCAGATGATAGTAAATTTATGAGCATTATAAAATCGAATGAAGATATGTTAGCTTTACAATCACACATTGATTAAGCTATAAAATGGTCTCACAAATGGTTGATGTTCTTTCATGttcaaaaatgcaaaacaaTGCATATCGGTTGAGGTTACAGAAAGTCTAATCAAGTCTATTCAATGACAAACACAGAAGGCACTCGTCAAAACCTGGAGGAAACTGAAACTGAAAGAGACCTAGGTGTTCTTATATCAAATGACCTTAAAGTCCGTGCCCAAGTGGAGTCTACAGTCTCAGTAAACTGTAGACTCCAACAACTAATTGGGCCTACTCAAAGAAGCATTCCGAAGCAGAAGCATTCATCTCTGGCAAATGCTTTGCGCCACATACGTGCGCCCACACCTGGAATTCGCTATTCAAGCATGGTCTTCTCACCTAAAAGAAGATATCAATTTGCTTGAAAGAGTTCAACGCAGAGCAACAAAAGTTTTCTCAATCAAACATCTTCGATATGAGCAACgcttaaatatatttagaatgACAACACTGGAAGAGGGAAGAGCGAGAGGAGATCTTATTGAacagtttaaaatctaaataaaataatttctcagtgttcaaaaattatgaacatataaatttgcaaccccctcaagtTGAGGGggctttaaactttatttaatattttttgaacgctaaatataatttactatgaaatttaaaatttattgatgaatataaatctatttgaaaatagtacaaaaagtattttacagaaATCTGACAactgatcatcatcatcaattgTTACTTCCGCACTTTCAAATTAcggaattataaaaaaacatgaacaaAAAGCTGTGATAAGCAGAACCTAGTTAAAGCGCCAAAGACAATTGCTTAGAACGACATTATCGTACAAAGCAGAGTTAGCAATGTCTTCAGTAAGCCCATAGACTATTGTAAGTAATCTTATTACACCAGTAATCTTATTACACCCCTGTTCACACTGAGAACAATAGTGTAATAAGTTTAGCGTGTATGCTCCATTTTAATGAAGTAGTTAGTGTGTATgcacacttttaaattaaaagtgtgCATACACACTAACTACTTCATTAAAAGTTAATAGTTCATTAGTAgttcattaaaagttttaatgaacTTCCATTGTAAAATTTAGTATTGCGTTTAGATGgtaatttaatgttaatttaatattgCGTTTAGATGATAATTTAGTGGCAACATCGAAAAAGCATTTGCAAATTGTcacaaattgaaaattttaaaatttgatgtcAGACAAAACAGCTAAACGAACGTTCCACATGAAATTGTGACAAATAATATTAACGAAgattaaaagtctttttaaaacatgtgcAAGGCAATAGAAGTAGGTGAGGTGAAAGATAACCTAGCAAAAAAAAGCCTGGCTAATTGGTTCATTATTCATTACTGACAACAGCAAGTCAAACCCTTCGTTTGTATGTTGCAAGCAATCCTTCGTCTACCGAGCTTGTAATACTTACTGATTGCATTCTTCGAGTTTATGCACCGGTATGGTTTATGCACCGGTTTTTTCTAAAACTGGACCCTCAAAGTTACATGGGGGCAAAATACATGTTGCGTTAATTTCAATTCTCTTGCCTCCTTTCTGAAAGTGATCAACTTATAGCTTATAAATGCGtttgaaaaaatgcatattaTTGTCATCCAGAAATAGTTTTAATGTCAATGTTGATTGATGAacgaaaagaaataaaagaattagcAGCTAGAAGAATAAAATTTGCAAGGCCATGCACATTTTTAAATTCTgcagaagtaaaaaaatttaaattttcttttctaaacttTGATGCAGTTGATCATCATACTCTTGTAAATTGGAAAAAACTTCCAAGGACTGCACCACCTATGTTAAAGGAGTTAAGTTATGATTTCATTAAAAGTTGGGAGGAACTTCCAAGGATTTTACCACCTATGTTAAAGGGGTTAAGCAATAAACTCATTGAAAATGCAATACAAAATTTGCAGAAAATGACTTTAGATGATTTTCTATgcaattatcaaaatataaacaaagacaTGATAAATTGGTTACACAACCAGCCACAGCCGTATTTGAAGAAATGAGACGAGACGGATATATTCCAtattttgcttcaaaaaatgaTTGGAATATATAAGAGTAATAGATCAACAAGCCTCTTTTTTTCACAGAActtcttttaatgtttaacaaaaagttcATATATAAcggcatttaaaaaactttgtattggtTATAAGAAATAATCGGCCAATTTTGAGTTTCAAATCTTAAAGGTTTGACCagaaaacaacaaaactattgcattttttggacagtagatatttttatataacacataCTGCAATATCAAAAAtggcttatttttaattagaaggcggtaaaagaaacaaaaaaataattttaactttttattttattttaatgatattcaAACGTTACAGCAACATTATTTTGCTATTCAaagtaatttaaacaaaaaaaatgccaagatgatatatatatatgtatatatatatatatatatatatatatatatatatatatatatatatatatatatatatatatatatatatgtatatatatatatatatatatatatatatatatttaaaatagttatatatatatatatatatatatatatacatatatatatatatatatatatatatatatatatatatatatatatatatatatatatatatatatatatatatatatatatatatatatatatatatatatatatattagtatatattagtagtagaaaatcacttaacaaaaatttttctccatttaacactgtgtttcatcaacaaagattCATCAGAAATCTTTTCTGATGAATTTCTGATGaatctttgttgatgaaacacagtgttaaatggagaaaaatttttgttaagtgattttctactactaatataattgctctgttcttttaagaacattgagcactctattgtgtagaatactttttaaagttgtttaaatatttatatatatatatatatatatatatatatatatatatatatatatatatatatatatatatagtttatatatatatatatatatatatatatatatatatataataaaaactatatatatatatatatatatatatatatagtttttattataccatttaataaaaactacttttattttacGCCTGTAATGTCTTCTTTTTTGACGGTTTGATTTATGTAGTTTTGTAACAATTTGGTaacgtttttttattacacCTGATGATGCTGACCGCAAAAGGTCATCGAAATATTGTGTATATAactacttgttttaaaaatttaaacttggttatcatagtttttacttttttaggaaAAACTTTTAgtcagaaatttttatatttttcttaacaaaGATGCTAACCTCTTTAaggtacttaaaaaattaattgaaactcattataaacttagtttactaatattgttattagttaATACATTGAAGAGTGCTTAGAAATCATTAGAAATAGAATCAGagcttgttttatattttaacttgtttttttcgatgttaatttttttaaattattgttttctcAGAACGACATTCGACAGAACGACAGAacaatatattatgtatatatatatatatatatatatatatatatatatatatatatatatatatatatatatatatatatatatatatatatatatatatatatatatatatatatatatatatatatatatatagatagatagatagatagatagatagatatatatatataataatatatatatatatatatatatatatatatatatatatatatatatatatatatatatatatatatagatatatatatatatatatatatatatatatatatatatatagatagatagatatatagatatagatatttatgtatgtatgtatatacacatatgtgtGCAAGCAAGTGTTTAACGCATAGTACAGAGTGTGCAATAACAGGTAGTTTAATCTAAACTCGCGTTTGagttttagtttctttttaagaaaaaaagaacttgaGGTActgatactaatttttaaaacggTGCAAAAAGGTTTAGGTGCTCCATGAAGTCCTAACGATCTTATCAAAAAGCACCGTAGAGTAGCATTTTACCAGGATATTCGAGTATCCTTCATTAATAATGTTAAAGCAAGGATCATCAGTTTTGAAGCCAGAAATCCAACCACCACATTACGGCTGCTTATCTTAACCCACGTTTTTTATTCCAATCACCGATGGGAGCAGGATGTTGTTGTTGCCTCCcccgcccccccccccccccccccatcactcactttttttctaaaggatcattttttttttttttaaaattcctgattcagagaactttttttagaaattgacgaTTGTTACCTTCCACTTTGAAATTCGTGTCGTCGGCCTTTTCTGTTTCCTCAAAAATTTCCTCTGATCatacctcattcacaaatactagttttaaaaccagtgaattaaagtattaaacaatttttaataaaaaaaagtattaaataaaaatgtatgtttaatcaataaaaagttattagtttacataaaaattaggtatatATCGCTCATCTGGAGGTAGGAAACAATATCTTACACTTCCAGTCAATTGCTTCGGTATATTATGATAgatgtttttcatattttcactcaaataacgtttttacagtatttaaaacCACATAGCTTCTTTAGTTTAAGCTGAGTCCGGAGTTACCTGCCGTCAGGGGCTACCCGACTTTCCCTTACATTGGCTGGGGGCTTTCAGTGTTTTGTTGTATTGGCACCGGCTACATGTGCAATTTTatcgaaaaaaagtttaaattttatttttttgttaatttttgtttttagtttgtatattttatattgaacttatataataatatttactcaaaaaaaaaaaaatgttgttaaggGGTTTCCgccttaaaagaaaaaaaaaattggtgtgTTAAGGTGGTTTTCtgattttcttttcttttgtttatttatttatctttttcttgTATTGAGGAGGAATCATTGATTCCTCTTTAATAAAAGACCTTTGAAGGAGGTTACGTCAATATCTTAGGATAGACCATTTGCTTTAATTAAGCAGTATTAATTAGCTGAAATTcagagttattttttaaattggaatttaaaactgatataaaaataatattaagtatAATTATGGAAGTATAACACTGTTTTATTCTTCAATGATATAACAGACCCATACGGgtttttgtttctgttttttttatgaaattcttGTCTGGACAGGCCtaagaaaaagttgaaattttttttaaatataaacgaTTTTATTGGTTTGCTATGATGTCATGATACGCGCATAATGGTAGATTTCAATTACAAAGGCATATGGTGCGAATAAGACAAACAAAGCGTACGaagataaaatagatttaatttaatAGGTAAGAATCATGAAGTTAgttctttcaaatttttctaaattaaagaatagcttttaaattttttctcaatagaatttattggtatatatatattggtatatatatgACTAAAAAAGCACCTAATTACTGGCCATATCAAATTAAGTATAACAAATAATCTATATCCAAATGGAACAATTAACATTTTACAACagttaaaaaatgagtttaaaacaGATGTATTCAACacaatttattcatatatatatatatatatatatatatatatatatatatatatatatatatatatatatatatatatacatatatatatatatatatatatatatatatatatatatatatatatatatatatatatatatatatatgtgtgtgtgtgtgtgtgtgtgcgtgtgcgtgtgtgtgtgtgtgtgttcaATTTAGATATagattatttgttatatttaatttgatatgGTCAGTAAATAGATGCTTTTTAAGTCACTTGTTGACAAATTTAACTGATAGTTGTTTTCATTTTGCTATTAAACACTAAAACtactttagtttatttaaatgctTAATAACTCCAAACTTTCATttggtattttattatattcttgaTCTCAGTTGACAAAATGTTGTACCATTTGACTTTGCAGcatatagaaaaaatgttttgtattttttaagtttacgatcatataatttttttagaacggGAAATCACAGTGATTATTGTGCTTTTTTTTCCTGCTATATGTTTAACATGatcattaaagtttaattaatgcTATTAACACCACCTAATAACATCTCTTTTTTTACagaatttaacaaaaagcaCTGACCCATCAAATAAAATGTTCAgcttaagtaaaatataatccCCATTTCAATGTGTCTGTCTCCTTTGATGCATATCAATCAAGCAATTGATATATTTCCACTTAATAACTGCATATACATATAGAATAGTGAGGGACATTTACAAACAGTTAAAAACTGATGATGTGTAAAGACCTACAATggtataaaacaattattgtaaaataatatgaataacaaatataattatatcaatattaattgtaataataataattaatataacagGCAATCATAACAAAGCagtaaactaaattaataattagtaattaaaagtaataataatagtggatagtagcaataataatatcaaaggTATGGTTATAATaataagcaataataataatatcaaaggtatgataatattgtattattagTAAGAAGAAGACaaagattttactttttttttttttttaattttcatactAAGTTGTTATTACTAAAAGTTAAAGATTTTCATTTAGAGATAATAGCTTAAATAGTTGTTTTAGATGTAAAAGATTATTCTTAACAAATGGGGTAGAAATTTAACTATGATTACAcatttccattaattttttataccagTAAGCATAACAATAGATTTCTTATCTTTAGGAGCCATTGTTTGGATTGTATTTGGAATAGgtgtaaaagtttaatttttcttaaacaagAAAGTTAGCACTGGTAGATTTTTTAGTTTcagaattaatttatttaattgaaggATAGACTttttaagttcaaatttttaagatttttaaaattcaatatattaagttttgataaaataaaagaagtacTTAGTGGTATTGAGatctaaattttcaaatttcaatattttaattgttttattttaatggtttatttataatgaaatctttttttttttttgcatttttagtaataatgGAAAATACCGTAAATAATATGTTTCATGACTATTCAGATGCAATCAATGAGCTTATTGAGggtaaaaattttatgagtcCAAGCCCTGACCAagaatgttttattcaaaatcatcaaacatttatttttccGGAAAATGTTACAAGTTTTCCAGATATAAGAAATATTAATCTTCCTGAATTTGATTTAGAATCTCAGcaatcaatatttttagaaatgctTCTAAATAATAGTGATTTTCACAATTTTCCACCTTCAGATAAAAAAGACCACTCAGAATGTATTCCAACTGTTAATATTATAAATCCAGAGACACCTAGCTCAGCAAAATTTGACGAAGAGGAAGATGATACCGAAAGTATTCTTATGGAAAGTATTCTTAACCAACCCGAGTTAGAAGatttttatgatgaaaaaagCAGCACAATTAGTGATAATGACTTAATGGTAATGCCAGTACGTCAgcttaatttgaaattaaaaaatctaccCAAAGatgaaaagttaaaacttaaagcTAGAAGAAGATTGCTAAAAAATAGAGGCTATGCTCAGACATGCCGTGAGAGAAGGTTATATTCTCAGAGAACAGTTATGGAGGAGAATGAACATCTCAAAAACCTCCTCAAACAAGTTACTATAGAAAAGAACATTATTGAAAGTAAATATAATCATCTTAAAAATGCAATCAAAAAAGCCAAACTTTCAAGACATCATAAAACATGTTAATACAAAAATGACTTGTAAATagtaatgtatatgtatatattgagtattatttttctttcttattttaaattggatttgtttgttgatattttttttgtggacataaaaattcaattttaataaaatgttaaatttttaaattattgagattgtttattgttgttgttgtgtgtgtctgtgtgtgtgtattaaggctcaacaaatcattttaattttttctttttttttttcttttgaggaACGTTGACGTTCGTctcaatatttattgaattattattaaatgtatatttataagatattttctttatattttatacgaCTGTTTCATGTTAGATATGCAGCTACTtattgcttttcaaaattattcacTAAGAAGCAACTAAAACATATAATTTGTGAAATGTTTTAGTAGATTTGTGCTATTTTATGACATCGAATTAGATAATATCTTCGATTTTCGGATAAACGTGATGGATATTGAACTTagctaaattttaataaattaattttacttttgagCAAAAAAAGGTTTAGTGactttatttgagaaaaattttaatcagaCTTAGATcgtcaaagttaaaaaaacaaaacaagtccggttattttaaaatcttcttttctgaagattttaaaataactggTGTTAAAACCGGACTTGGAATTAGTTGTTCTGTGTAGTACCTGTAAACTGCTGCAGGGTactaattagtaaaataaatgtttgaaagACTGtgttaaatttcttaaatgaaATGTTCTGAGTTCAATCATTTAGTGAATATTTCTGACATCTTCTGATAGCCTATTCTATCCAATTAACagattttatcaatatttttcacATTTGCTAACTCAAGTTGATAACTATTATTTGTCTTTGGTGGATGAAGATGTTACAATTTACTTGAGAAATGAACTGCAAAAACGATGTCTTCTTCAACAGAATAATTAAACAGATTTTTGGATCCTTCTACTTTCCTTAGGAACCTCACATGAAGAATTTTGGGTGTTGGTAAAACCTCAACAATCTGTCCAATGAAATTCAATTTCacacttttttagtttttcctgGGTAGACTACAGCATGCCAACTCCCAGtagttaataaattattgaCATCAGGTTCTTCTTGATTAGACTCGTTTAAATCAGCATCTTTCTTGTCATTACTTTCATTGGGATAACCACTACTACCGACTTCAATGTCTTCTAATTCGGACAGAGATTCAACTCCCTTTGAagctatttttgattttttgcctttaatttgttggcttttggatttttttttttttttttgatgtttgtctATAATCAATGTCATCTACTGTGATCAATTTTCCTGGTGCAATTTTTTCCCCTCTTTTTCTATTGGTTTTTCCTGCTGCATCATTGCCACAGCATTTCGTGAGAATACCTATTAAACCTTcctttaatatttcttttatggtCTCACCGCCATAGTCTTTATTGACATCTGGAAGCcgttttaatactttttctcAATTCAAAGGATATATGCCTGAAGCTTCAAATCCCGCTTTTAAGTTGTCTGCTTTCAGAGTATTTTGCAACTTTGTCAAAAGCGCTGGGAAATGGTTTTTTCCAACATGCTTTGATGATATCAAATGAGAAATGTGAAGTTAAATTATCCCCAATAACAATTTTAGTTCCTGTAAGAGATGCTGTTTCAGAACTAAAAATTTCCCTGAACCAACGTTCAAATTTTCTAGAGTCGAACCAACCAGATTTTGAACTATCGAATATAGTTCCAGGTGGGCCACCATTTGTCTACTTTATGTAGCAGTTTGCAGCTTTATAAACAACCATGGGGGAAAGAAACTGACCAACTGCACTCCCACAGTACATAATACTAATAGCTCCTTTAGAATGCTGCATTTTTCTTTCTACGCGTTTAAGGCTATGTTTACTAACTACTGTTTTAGAGCCTTGATTATCTCTCACATTTTTCTCATTATAGTTGAATATATTGGTATTAGGATTGTCTTGAAGTGTACTGGATAACTTATCGAAATATAATCATGCTGAACTTCGATCAGTTTCAGCTCTTGCTGGTTTTACGTTGTCAGCAATTCGAGTTGTCAGATTATTGCGAACAATGAAGGATTTTATCCAATCAGGGCCGGgaagtgatttttaaattttcaatcaGTAGCACACATTGCGTCTAGATAGTCTTTAACTTGTAGACGTATATCTAACTTATCAAAGGTAACTTCCAATCTGACACTAAAACTTGTAGAATCTTTTCTTCAGTATTGGGCTGTAATCTGGTCTGCCCTTCAAAGTTTTTCATATGTCTTAGTTTACTCTTGTTGTGCAGAGTACCATATGGTATACcatataactataatataggATGCCTTAAAAATTGATATTCTGTTAGTTGAGATATCTAACAAGGCATTTTGCATGGCTTCTGCTTGATACAATGCACAGGATCGATTACTTAGTTTACGTTTATAAGTTCTCATGAATTCTTCTCCAATTCTTCTTGTgatattttttgtcttaatgtcttttttaactagaaataatcgtttgaaacattaaataatcacaataagattgaaatatcaagtattgaa is a window of Hydra vulgaris chromosome 15, alternate assembly HydraT2T_AEP DNA encoding:
- the LOC136091351 gene encoding uncharacterized protein LOC136091351; this translates as MENTVNNMFHDYSDAINELIEGKNFMSPSPDQECFIQNHQTFIFPENVTSFPDIRNINLPEFDLESQQSIFLEMLLNNSDFHNFPPSDKKDHSECIPTVNIINPETPSSAKFDEEEDDTESILMESILNQPELEDFYDEKSSTISDNDLMVMPVRQLNLKLKNLPKDEKLKLKARRRLLKNRGYAQTCRERRLYSQRTVMEENEHLKNLLKQVTIEKNIIESKYNHLKNAIKKAKLSRHHKTC